The following coding sequences are from one Solea solea chromosome 4, fSolSol10.1, whole genome shotgun sequence window:
- the pld2 gene encoding phospholipase D1, with protein MASPEEVIEPEALTSAAQNLGRRRFSRDIHNLSPDEFDGLMSSTDGRPFLVVHHLPEVKETGVPYLIPGVPITCKVDNTEKYTTRSKVHVGTLYTVRLTHGHFHWIVKRKYKHFQELHRDLYKHRMMIQWLPMGRFAKERQQLRTMSAEMPSLHGTERTRRTSSKMKYLEEYLNGLLENRFCRNDHSMLEFLSVGALSFITDLGPKGLEGPISKRSGGHRIQGLNCFGHHQFCFRWSRRWLVVKDSFLMYMSRDNSCINFVLLFDPEFKVKVGRAYTDTKYGVCIENFTRNLVIKCSSYRQAHWWSHEINRLADSCDYLKVQRFDGFAPPREDTLTKWYVNGRGYFADLADALEKAKEEIFITDWWLSPEVFLKRPATDNYWRLDEILKRKAEQGVKVCVLLYKEVELALGINSEHSKRTLMNMHPNIKVMRHPDHVSSVVLLWAHHEKMVAIDQTVAFVGGIDLAFGRWDDSQYRLTDLGLTEMPSVPKEDPKGNTEDNGEVDGPKPSEPDNPAQRDPGSLTGNTKLWLGKDYSNFIKKDWVQLDRPFEDNIDRTQIPRMPWRDLNAAIHGRAARDVARHFIQRWNFTKIFKSKYKDDFYPYLLPKSQCTTDSLPFTVPGSSKAKVQVLRSADRWSTGTCECSILNAYIHTIKNSEHYIYIENQFFISCADARTVHNGIGDAIVDRILRAHREQKKYRVFVVIPLLPGFEGDVSAGGGNAIHAILHYTYRTICRGEHSILSRLREVEDKWTEYITVCGVRTHARLSQSLVTELIYVHSKTLIADDRCYIIGSANINDRSMLGTRDSELAVFVEDEERVPSIMGGEEYQAGPVTLALRKECFSVLVGSSSDPSINIDDPISDHFFFLVWNETAKLNAAIYEKVFNCPPLNILHNLRELRENSNKRPLCDTDPEQASEELKAVRGLLVHFPLKYLCEENLQPSLTTKEGMAPVELWT; from the exons ATGGCCAGTCCAGAGGAGGTGATTGAGCCCGAGGCTCTGACCTCGGCGGCACAAAACCTGGGCAGAAGGCGCTTCTCGCGTGACATCCACAATCTGAGTCCAGATGAGTTTGATGGCCTCATGTCCAGCACTG ATGGGCGTCCTTTCCTGGTAGTGCATCATCTTCCCGAGGTGAAGGAGACGGGGGTACCTTACTTGATTCCCGGTGTTCCTATCACATGCAAAGTGGACAACACGGAGAAATACACTACTCGCTCAAAG GTCCACGTCGGGACTCTGTACACTGTGCGGCTCACACACGGACATTTCCACTGGATAGTGAAGAGGAAGTACAAGCATTTCCAGGAGCTGCATCGAGACCTTTACAAACACAGGATGATGATTCAGTGGCTGCCGATGGGAAG ATTTGCAAAAGAAAGGCAGCAGCTGAGAACCATGTCGGCGGAAATGCCCAGCCTGCATGGGACTGAAAGAACCAGAAGGACCTCCAGCAAAATG aAATATCTTGAGGAGTATCTGAATGGACTACTGGAGAACAGATTCTGTAGGAATGACCACAGCATG CTGGAATTCCTCTCTGTGGGCGCTCTCTCCTTCATCACTGATCTTGGACCCAAAGGCTT GGAGGGGCCCATCTCCAAAAGGTCCGGCGGTCACCGTATCCAAGGCCTGAACTGCTTTGGCCATCATCAGTTCTGTTTCCGCTGGTCTCGCCGGTGGCTGGTGGTGAAAGACTCCTTCCTGATGTACATGAGTCGAGACAACAGCTGCATCAACTTTGTGTTGCTGTTCGACCCGGAGTTCAAAGTGAAAGTGGGCCGTGCTTACACGGACACAAAATACGGCGTCTGCATCGAGAACTTCACGCG gaATCTGGTCATCAAATGTAGCAGTTATAGACAAGCTCACTGGTGGAGTCATGAAATCAACCGGCTGGCAGATTCCTGTGATTATCTCAAAGTGCAACGCTTTGACGGGTTCGCACCGCCGCGTGAGGACACGCTTACTAAATG GTATGTGAATGGGAGGGGCTACTTTGCAGACCTGGCTGATGCTCTTGAGAAAGCCAAGGAGGAAATCTTCATCACTGATTGGTG gcTCAGCCCTGAAGTTTTCCTAAAGAGGCCAGCGACTGACAATTACTGGCGCCTGGATGAAATCCTGAAACGGAAAGCA GAACAAGGAGTCAAAGTGTGTGTCCTGCTGTATAAAGAGGTGGAGCTAGCCCTTGGCATCAATAGTGAACACAGCAAGAGGACGCTCATGAATATGCACCCAAACATCAAG GTGATGCGGCACCCTGACCACGTGTCCTCTGTGGTGTTACTGTGGGCTCACCATGAAAAGATGGTGGCCATTGACCAAACGGTGGCTTTTGTCGGGGGAATAGACCTGGCGTTTGGGAGGTGGGACGACAGCCAGTACCGGCTCACTGACCTGGGGTTGACAGAGATGCCCAGTGTACCTAAGGAGGATCCAAAGGGAAATACCGAA GACAATGGTGAGGTGGATGGTCCTAAACCATCTGAGCCAGATAATCCAGCACAGCGGGATCCTGGCAGTCTGACAGGCAACACCAAACTGTGGCTTGGCAAAGACTACAGCAACTTTATCAAAAAAGACTGGGTCCAGTTGGACAGACCCTTCGAGG ATAACATCGACCGTACTCAAATTCCTCGCATGCCATGGCGCGATCTGAATGCAGCCATTCACGGCCGGGCTGCCAGGGACGTTGCCCGCCACTTCATCCAGCGCTGGAACTTCACCAAG ATCTTCAAAAGCAAGTACAAGGACGACTTCTACCCCTACCTTCTTCCCAAGTCTCAGTGCACGACCGACTCGCTCCCGTTCACCGTGCCTGGCTCCAGTAAAGCCAAAGTGCAG GTGTTGCGCTCTGCCGATCGATGGTCAACTGGAACCTGCGAGTGCTCCATTCTCAACGCCTACATCCACACCATTAAGAACAGTGAGCACTACATCTACATCGAG AACCAGTTCTTCATCAGCTGTGCTGACGCGAGGACCGTCCATAATGGCATCGGCGACGCGATTGTGGATCGAATCCTGCGAGCACACAG AGAGCAGAAGAAGTACAGAGTGTTTGTGGTGATTCCACTGCTTCCTGGATTTGAAGGAGACGTCAGTGCCGGTGGTGGAAACGCCATCCACGCTATTCTGCACTACACTTACAG gaCCATTTGCAGAGGGGAACATTCCATCCTATCACGACTGAGGGAAG TTGAAGACAAGTGGACGGAGTACATCACAGTCTGTGGCGTGAGAACGCACGCCCGGCTCTCCCAGTCGCTCGTCACGGAGCTCATTTACGTTCACAGCAAGACCCTCATTGCTGACGACCGCTGCTATATCATCG GATCGGCCAACATCAACGACCGCAGCATGCTTGGCACGAGAGACAGTGAGCTGGCAGTGTTtgtggaggatgaggagagggTGCCATCCATCATGGGAGGCGAGGAGTATCAGGCGGGACCCGTGACGCTCGCTCTGCGCAAAGAGTGTTTCAG TGTCCTTGTTGGCTCCTCGTCGGACCCAAGTATCAATATTGATGATCCCATCAGtgatcatttcttcttcttggtaTGGAATGAAACTGCTAAACTGAACGCCGCCATTTATGAGAAG GTCTTCAATTGCCCGCCCCTTAACATTCTCCACAACCTGCGGGAATTGAGGGAGAACTCGAACAAGCGGCCCCTCTGTGACACAGACCCTGAGCAGGCCTCGGAGGAGCTGAAGGCCGTGCGCGGACTGCTGGTCCACTTTCCCCTCAAATACTTGTGCGAGGAGAACCTGCAGCCTTCGCTGACCACTAAGGAGGGCATGGCTCCTGTAGAGCTGTGGACATAA
- the chrne gene encoding acetylcholine receptor subunit epsilon, which yields MMAAERFWIFSGVVIILGGLIVHVRCNEESELIGKLFKNYNKNIRPVVHPVDKVEVQIKLTLTNLISLNEKEETLTTNVWIEIQWSDPRLAWNASDFYGIDIIRVPCNTVWLPDIVLENNIDGNFGVAYYANVLISNYGWMYWLPPAIYRSTCAIEITYFPFDYQNCTLAFRSQTYSAKEVDLILAVENDKTIEWVDIDPEAFTENGEWAIVHRPARKMINKRYSPDDLEYQEILFNLIIQRKPLFYIINIILPCSLISSLVVLAYFLPAQAGGQKLTVAISVLLAQTVFLFLIAQKVPETSLSVPLIGKYLIFVMCVTTLIATNQIVVLNFSLRSPSTHTMSHTIKHVFLEMVPRFLGMSPLVDDSEVTAEVNGVRERRRSSFGLMQRAEEYVLKQPRSEMMFDKQRERHGLTRSIVDNVDVSSTANLYKSLAQAAPEIKQCVDACNFIAESTRHQNSIGSEIESWVLIGKMIDKVCFWAAVLLFIIGTVGIFLTGHFNQVPALPFPGLTKQFAPT from the exons ATGATGGCAGCAGAAAGGTTTTGGATATTTTCTGGAGTTGTAATTATTCTTGGGGGTTTGATTGTTCACG TGCGGTGTAATGAGGAGAGTGAGCTCATCGGCAAGTTGTTCAAGAACTACAACAAGAACATCCGCCCTGTGGTTCACCCTGTGGACAAGGTGGAGGTCCAGATCAAGCTGACCCTCACTAACCTCATCTCTCTG AATGAAAAGGAGGAGACACTTACAACCAACGTGTGGATTGAAATT CAATGGTCTGATCCTCGCCTCGCGTGGAACGCTTCTGACTTCTATGGCATTGATATCATTCGTGTCCCGTGTAACACGGTTTGGCTTCCAGATATTGTCCTTGAGAACAA CATCGATGGCAACTTCGGTGTGGCCTACTATGCTAATGTGTTGATCAGCAACTATGGCTGGATGTACTGGCTACCTCCTGCTATCTATCGCAGCACATGTGCCATTGAGATCACCTACTTCCCATTCGATTATCAGAACTGCACGTTAGCGTTCAG ATCCCAGACGTACAGTGCCAAAGAAGTGGACCTCATCTTGGCTGTTGAAAATGACAAGACTATCGAGTGGGTGGACATCGACCCTGAGGCGTTCACAG AGAACGGCGAGTGGGCCATCGTCCATCGTCCGGCCAGGAAGATGATCAACAAGCGCTATTCCCCAGACGACTTGGAGTACCAGGAGATCCTGTTTAATCTGATTATCCAAAGGAAGCCCCTCTTctacatcatcaacatcatcttgCCCTGCTCCCTCATCTCCTCACTGGTCGTACTGGCCTACTTCCTACCTGCACAAG CTGGAGGACAGAAGTTGACAGTTGCCATCTCTGTGCTGCTGGCTCAGactgtcttcctcttccttatTGCCCAGAAAGTTCCTGAAACGTCTCTTTCTGTTCCTCTCATCGGCAA GTACCTCATCTTTGTCATGTGCGTCACGACTCTCATTGCCACGAATCAGATTGTGGTGCTGAACTTCTCCCTGCGCAGCCCCAGCACTCACACCATGTCGCACACCATCAAACAT GTGTTCCTCGAGATGGTGCCTCGTTTCCTGGGCATGTCCCCACTGGTGGACGACAGTGAGGTGACAGCGGAGGTCAACGGAGTGCGGGAGCGGCGGCGCAGCTCCTTCGGCCTCATGCAGAGGGCAGAGGAATATGTACTCAAACAACCTCGCAGTGAAATGATGTTTGACAAGCAGAGGGAGAGGCACGGCCTCACACGATCCATTG TGGATAATGTAGATGTCAGCAGCACAGCGAACCTTTATAAGAGTTTGGCCCAAGCTGCGCCTGAGATCAAGCAATGTGTGGATGCCTGCAACTTCATAGCTGAGAGCACGAGACATCAAAATAGCATTGGATCA GAAATTGAAAGCTGGGTACTGATCGGGAAGATGATTGACAAGGTGTGTTTCTGGGCTGCCGTGCTCCTCTTCATCATTGGCACAGTTGGGATCTTCCTAACAGGACACTTCAACCAGGTGCCAGCGTTACCTTTTCCTGGTCTGACTAAACAATTTGCTCCGACATAG
- the gltpd2b gene encoding glycolipid transfer protein domain-containing protein 2 yields MGVKRKAAAAILVLLFFLGFLWLQGGLDYQWDSCLKGYNQVDKIHHLSNSSGADGANGSEGPPIQENCPGQTFQVSLLLSHLLAAPAYSSDVLLQPYLSSWDELVRFMEALGPMVGLISKEIETKTSIIRQLALLAEEDPEAELGADLQSIHSVSTEVGTKKSSEASQHNGAYHSVRSMILVELNQGVVDFDHQTDSGCRTLLRLHRALLWLKRFLEKLAETPEAGRLRSPSELCREAYKTTLANHHTWFVRRAAELAFIAMPERGFFFRLVCTQDQEELNRVLSRVVRAIGEVYNRTQKALEENNMLDLP; encoded by the exons ATGGGTGTGAAGagaaaggctgctgctgctatctTAGTCCTGCTGTTCTTCCTCGGCTTCTTGTGGCTGC AGGGAGGCTTGGATTACCAATGGGATTCCTGTTTAAAAGGTTATAATCAGGTggataag aTTCACCATCTGTCCAACAGCAGTGGGGCTGATGGGGCTAACGGGTCTGAGGGGCCCCCAATCCAGGAGAACTGTCCGGGTCAGACCTTCCAGGTGTCCTTACTGCTCTCCCACCTGTTGGCGGCACCAGCCTACAGCTCTGACGTGCTGCTGCAGCCCTATCTGTCCAGCTGGGATGAGCTTGTGAG GTTCATGGAGGCTTTGGGCCCAATGGTGGGACTGATATCGAAGGAGATAGAAACCAAGACCTCCATAATCCGCCAACTGGCCCTTTTGGCAGAGGAGGACCCTGAGGCGGAGCTGGGCGCAGATTTACAGTCAATACATTCTGTGAGCACAGAGGTCGGGACAAAGAAGAGTTCGGAGGCCTCACAGCACAACGGTGCTTATCACTCTGTGCGCTCCATGATCTTAGTTGAACTCAACCAGGGCGTTGTAGACTTTGACCACCAGACGGACTCTGGCTGCAGGACACTTCTGCGTTTACACCGTGCCCTGCTCTGGCTTAAGCGCTTCCTGGAGAAGCTGGCAGAGACGCCAGAGGCCGGCCGGCTCAGGAGCCCGTCAGAGTTATGTCGCGAGGCCTACAAGACCACGCTCGCCAACCACCACACGTGGTTTGTTCGCAGGGCGGCTGAGCTGGCCTTCATTGCCATGCCAGAACGCGGTTTCTTCTTCAGACTAGTGTGTACgcaggaccaggaggagctcAACAGGGTGCTGAGCAGAGTGGTCCGGGCCATCGGAGAGGTTTACAACAGGACACAGAAAGCCCTGGAGGAGAATAACATGCTTGACTTACCATAG